One region of Streptomyces capillispiralis genomic DNA includes:
- a CDS encoding response regulator transcription factor: MSPAEGDRAPQRILIVDDEPAVREALQRSLAFEGYGTEVAVDGADALEKAAAYRPDLVVLDIQMPRMDGLTAARRIRATGDTTPILMLTARDTVGDRVTGLDAGADDYLVKPFELDELFARIRALLRRSSYAAAVAASAESDDVLAFADLRMDLSTREVVRGGRPVELTRTEFTLLEMFMAHPRQVLTREQILKAVWGFDFEPSSNSLDVYVMYLRRKTEAGGEPRLVHTVRGVGYVLRQGGAE, encoded by the coding sequence ATGAGCCCCGCAGAAGGCGACCGTGCCCCCCAGCGCATCCTGATCGTCGACGACGAGCCGGCGGTGCGCGAAGCGCTCCAGCGCAGCCTGGCCTTCGAGGGGTACGGCACCGAGGTCGCCGTCGACGGCGCGGACGCCCTGGAGAAGGCGGCGGCGTACCGGCCGGACCTGGTCGTGCTCGACATCCAGATGCCCCGCATGGACGGCCTGACCGCCGCCCGCCGCATCCGCGCCACCGGTGACACCACACCCATCCTGATGCTGACGGCCCGGGACACGGTCGGCGACCGGGTGACCGGGCTGGACGCGGGGGCGGACGACTACCTGGTCAAGCCGTTCGAGCTGGACGAACTGTTCGCCCGGATCCGCGCGCTGCTGCGCCGCAGCTCGTACGCGGCGGCGGTGGCCGCCTCCGCCGAGTCCGACGACGTCCTGGCCTTCGCCGACCTGCGCATGGACCTGTCGACCCGCGAGGTCGTCCGGGGCGGCCGGCCGGTGGAGCTGACCCGCACGGAGTTCACGCTGCTGGAGATGTTCATGGCGCACCCGCGCCAGGTCCTCACCCGGGAGCAGATCCTGAAGGCGGTCTGGGGCTTCGACTTCGAGCCCTCCTCCAACTCCCTCGACGTGTACGTCATGTACCTGCGCCGCAAGACCGAGGCGGGCGGCGAGCCGCGCCTGGTGCACACGGTGCGGGGGGTGGGGTACGTGCTGCGGCAGGGGGGCGCGGAGTGA